Genomic DNA from Aminobacterium mobile DSM 12262:
CGGGGAAACAGACGATCATTACCACGAATGCGTGCTCTATGTCGCAGCTTGAGAAGATGTTGGGGGAAAGAGGGCAGCGGATTGTTTCACGGTTGGCAGAGATGGCGCAGCCTCTGTTTATCAAGGCCCGGGATTTCAGAACACGCAAAAATGTGCAGCAGCGCCTTCCTGTTGGGAAGTAGCGGTATGGTTTGTTTTAAATCATGCAATGGTGGGGGCGGGGTGTGAAAATGGCGTTTCAGCTTTAATATCTATACCGAGTTCTTGCGCAATTGCAACTTGAAGCATCAAACTATAATTTTTGATTCCCGCTTCTTTGGCGGCACGATCCATCCATGCGGGTATTGCAAGCGTCTTTTTTACGCTGTACTCTTTTATAGACGCGCGAATGAGTGGCATCCAAACCTCGATAAGAACATAAGCAGCGCCCTTTCTTTTAATAGATGATGGAGTGGGGATTGGTTCCCCATCGACTTCCATGCCGTAGATATGTAGCCCCAACGCCTCTTTTGCGCATTTGATAGCATCTGTTTCGTCTTTACTTACCGTAACGCACCCAGGCAAATCGGGGGATGTTACTCCCACTTG
This window encodes:
- a CDS encoding type II toxin-antitoxin system HicB family antitoxin, yielding MGVTSPDLPGCVTVSKDETDAIKCAKEALGLHIYGMEVDGEPIPTPSSIKRKGAAYVLIEVWMPLIRASIKEYSVKKTLAIPAWMDRAAKEAGIKNYSLMLQVAIAQELGIDIKAETPFSHPAPTIA